A genomic region of Miscanthus floridulus cultivar M001 chromosome 3, ASM1932011v1, whole genome shotgun sequence contains the following coding sequences:
- the LOC136544826 gene encoding uncharacterized protein — MKLVWCPDTASKAYIDGVRAIANDASADGSPELAELVAAMAGGWNAQLIVDASDTTPPSTSTSRRPPATSLSLAAAARRTGGCYARVDVSPEESDHSGSSSSATEAAMARLEAVDLLVLDARRRDAAAVLRAARPGPRGMVVVRHGIGCVRRRAPGPPWGMAAGTRVVRAAYLPIGAGGVEVLHVGVGKGPSLPTHQHSRRPSGGRGRWIRHVNHLTGEEHVFRRQ, encoded by the coding sequence ATGAAGCTGGTGTGGTGCCCCGACACGGCCTCCAAGGCCTACATCGACGGCGTCCGTGCGATCGCCAACGACGCCTCCGCCGACGGCTCGCCCGAGCTCGCCGAGCtcgtcgccgccatggccggcggctggAACGCCCAGCTCATCGTCGACGCCTCGGACACCACCCCGCCGTCGACGTCTACcagccgccgcccgcccgccaccAGCctctcgctcgccgccgccgcgcgacgCACGGGCGGCTGCTACGCCCGCGTCGACGTCTCTCCGGAAGAGTCCGACCACTCCGGCTCCTCGTCCTCCGCCACAGAGGCCGCCATGGCGCGGCTGGAGGCCGTGGACCTTCTCGTGCTGGACGCGCGGCGACGGGACGCGGCGGCCGTGCTCAGGGCGGCGAGGCCGGGGCCCAGGGGCATGGTCGTGGTGCGCCACGGCATCGGCTGCGTCCGGCGTCGCGCCCCCGGGCCGCCGTGGGGGATGGCGGCCGGGACCCGGGTCGTGCGCGCCGCCTACCTCCCCATCGGCGCCGGCGGCGTCGAGGTGCTGCACGTCGGGGTCGGCAAGGGCCCCAGCCTGCCGACGCACCAGCACAGCAGGAGGCCCAGCGGCGGACGTGGGCGGTGGATCCGCCACGTCAACCACCTCACCGGCGAGGAGCACGTCTTCCGGCGCCAGTAG
- the LOC136543003 gene encoding uncharacterized protein has translation MARRLLMKVVGQGFDFRMDLLESIEQRLVSGHDAASFRSAFSSWHAAVLFATFGPLLLLPFDPDLDRVGFYCVPEKKVLSKTLPDVRGKVACGSSCGWLALMDEAASVTLLNPFTGARTPRVELPPAGEHIAAASSSEHVCRVHGRWVLHPTNSYGDADVAGRAIKLEDMRDMFFHEIVLSASPDAADRECVAMAMLGCSTEVAFCRVRVYSAWTMLDTKLEFFVGSIVHCQDKFLAIDCTGEISVYSSNAAGATPTATLLPSLSPPVGLYHRSYLESNGELHIVGAMVSTFHET, from the exons ATGGCGAGAAGGTTACTCATGAAAGTCGTGGGTCAAGGATTCGATTTTAGAATG gatctcctcgagtccatcgagCAGCGTCTCGTGTCAGGCCATGATGCGGCATCCTTCCGATCCGCTTTCTCCTCATGGCACGCCGCCGTCCTGTTCGCGACCTTCGGGCCActcctgctgctcccgttcgacccTGACTTggaccgcgtcggcttctactgcgtcccggagaagaaggtcttgtccaagacgctgcccgacgtgcgcggcaaggtggcATGCGGCTCCTCGTGTGGTTGGCTGGCGCTCATGGATGAGGCGGCATCTGTGACACTGCTGAATCCATTCACCGGTGCCCGTAccccccgcgttgagctcccgccagcagGCGAACACATCGCGGCAGCGTCCTCATCGGAACACGTGTGTAGGGTCCAtggccggtgggtcctccatcccaccaataGCTACGGGGATGCGGATGTtgcaggcagagccatcaagctagaagacatgagggacatGTTCTTCcatgagatcgtgctctcggcgtCGCCTGACGCCGCCGACCGTGAGtgtgtggccatggccatgcttgggtgctccacggaggtcgcgttctgTCGGGTTCGAGTCTATAGTGCATGGACGATGCTCGATACCAAACTAGAGTTCTTtgtggggtccatcgtccactgccaagacaagttcttggcaatcgactgcactggagaaatctccgtctacagcagcaacgccgccggcgctactccaaccgcgacgctgctgccatcgctgtcaCCACCTGTGGGGCTCTACCACCGCAGCTACttggaatcaaacggtgagctacacattgtgggtgccatggtgagcacgttccatGAGACatag